One region of Gloeocapsopsis sp. IPPAS B-1203 genomic DNA includes:
- a CDS encoding pentapeptide repeat-containing protein, whose protein sequence is MANSTVRRSVNRDRRVGQESKSLPLVTRRFAAWTVEVSLIITSAVVPFGLGVYTQSQTEGTQPINSVLATAQEAIATTLALPADRRTQQIAPFTNWLWTGALVAPIVLSSWQLYLLAKTGSTLPKRWFGVRVVTAAGNPPGMRRALLREAVGAWAPLLVAYVLWHFSGAVPSLGMLVGFSLITVLGEGISARFNRYRRCWHDRLAGTYVVDANRSYAALLGNLRPATSPLIPQYTPYASRPLMPSAAMVTVVPPRTRKSPQKPYWWRWMRRNPGVALLFVTLSSMAAVLGTLVGTQVYIQTQANQRQLRQQNSQQFLALVQKLSHNAPTTIQERRKAITALGTLDDPQALQMLVDLLGQETDPLILDTIQQTIASTGLKVIPHLRRSNQSLANALDYVRYSSKPEELTLHQQRLEATQRAIANLLIIYSGNLNRVDLSRTVLGENLTDSALPFSLFLDNVNLAGIQLRGANLNQGSFRGTQWRSAGEDRRWNTTDDRIADLSDAQLKAANLTEADLSRILMHRVNLTHAILNRANLAGANLFGANLSSTQIVGANLRDVILENASLTGSDLAATDLSRANLQAARLSRANALGTQMQYTNVTASDWRGADLSGADFSHANLKNADLSDSRLSGVNFRNAQLQNTNLRNADLRQADLRGAQLIQTDMQGAIFFKSPSQEQFIQAPPEATLSAIVEGVDFADARNLDAKQLAYICTQGGRHPRCP, encoded by the coding sequence ATGGCGAACTCAACTGTGAGGAGAAGTGTCAATCGCGATCGCCGTGTCGGGCAAGAATCTAAATCTTTGCCCTTAGTGACGAGGCGCTTTGCGGCTTGGACTGTCGAAGTATCTTTAATTATTACCAGTGCTGTAGTTCCTTTTGGGTTGGGAGTTTATACTCAATCGCAGACTGAAGGAACGCAACCAATCAATTCAGTATTAGCAACTGCACAAGAAGCGATCGCAACAACATTAGCGCTTCCTGCTGATCGCCGCACTCAACAAATTGCCCCATTCACAAATTGGCTGTGGACAGGTGCATTAGTTGCCCCAATTGTCCTCAGTAGTTGGCAATTATATCTTCTTGCTAAAACAGGCAGCACTCTTCCTAAACGCTGGTTTGGCGTACGGGTTGTGACTGCGGCTGGAAATCCTCCAGGAATGCGACGTGCTCTACTTAGGGAAGCTGTTGGTGCTTGGGCGCCACTACTAGTTGCTTATGTCTTGTGGCATTTCAGCGGTGCTGTTCCTTCGTTAGGAATGTTAGTAGGATTCTCGCTAATCACAGTATTAGGAGAAGGCATTAGTGCTCGATTTAATCGTTACCGTCGCTGTTGGCACGATCGATTGGCAGGTACATATGTTGTTGACGCCAATCGTAGCTATGCGGCACTGCTTGGCAATTTACGCCCCGCAACAAGTCCATTAATTCCTCAGTACACACCTTACGCATCACGCCCTTTGATGCCTTCTGCAGCAATGGTGACGGTTGTTCCACCCCGTACCCGTAAATCACCCCAAAAACCTTATTGGTGGCGTTGGATGCGGAGAAATCCTGGTGTAGCGCTGCTATTTGTCACCCTCAGCAGCATGGCGGCTGTACTCGGTACTTTAGTTGGTACTCAAGTTTATATTCAAACCCAAGCAAACCAGCGTCAGCTAAGACAGCAAAATAGTCAGCAGTTTTTAGCATTAGTCCAAAAGTTAAGTCATAACGCACCTACTACCATACAAGAGCGCCGTAAAGCAATTACAGCCCTCGGCACGCTCGACGATCCGCAAGCCCTACAAATGCTCGTCGATCTTTTAGGGCAAGAAACTGATCCTTTAATTCTTGATACGATTCAACAAACAATTGCTAGCACTGGACTCAAGGTCATACCGCATCTGCGACGTTCTAATCAGTCATTAGCTAATGCCTTAGACTATGTACGCTATAGCAGCAAACCAGAAGAACTTACATTGCATCAACAACGCCTAGAAGCAACTCAAAGAGCGATCGCTAATCTACTCATCATTTACAGTGGTAATCTAAACCGCGTTGACTTGAGCCGCACTGTTCTCGGCGAAAATTTAACTGATTCAGCTTTGCCTTTCTCGCTCTTTCTTGATAATGTCAATTTAGCAGGAATTCAACTGCGTGGTGCCAATCTTAACCAAGGAAGTTTTCGCGGTACTCAGTGGCGTTCTGCAGGTGAAGATCGGCGCTGGAATACGACTGACGATCGCATTGCTGACTTGAGTGACGCGCAACTAAAAGCTGCAAACTTGACAGAAGCTGATCTTAGCCGCATCTTAATGCATCGCGTGAATCTCACCCATGCTATTCTTAACCGCGCCAATCTTGCAGGCGCGAACTTGTTTGGTGCTAATCTTAGTAGTACGCAAATTGTCGGAGCTAATCTGCGGGATGTCATCTTAGAAAACGCTAGTTTGACAGGTAGTGATTTAGCAGCAACTGACCTATCTCGTGCAAATCTCCAAGCGGCAAGATTAAGTCGTGCGAATGCTTTAGGCACACAGATGCAATACACTAATGTCACAGCGTCTGACTGGCGAGGTGCTGATTTATCAGGTGCTGATTTCAGTCATGCTAACCTGAAAAACGCCGACTTGAGTGATTCGCGACTAAGTGGTGTTAATTTTCGGAACGCACAGTTACAAAACACAAACTTGCGAAATGCGGATTTAAGGCAAGCTGATTTGCGTGGTGCACAATTGATTCAAACTGATATGCAAGGCGCTATCTTCTTTAAGTCACCATCTCAAGAGCAATTTATTCAAGCACCTCCCGAAGCAACGCTTTCTGCCATTGTTGAGGGGGTTGACTTTGCCGATGCTCGGAACTTAGATGCCAAACAATTAGCGTATATTTGTACTCAAGGTGGTCGTCATCCTCGTTGTCCCTAG